The following proteins come from a genomic window of Caldalkalibacillus thermarum:
- a CDS encoding 3-hydroxybutyryl-CoA dehydrogenase, with amino-acid sequence MELKKIMVIGAGQMGSGIAQVVAQAGINVLLQDLTDDFLNRGLSRIRHNLDRQVQKGRMSAGEKEAILHRIELTTDVAAGKDVDMVIEAAVEDMEVKKNIFTRLDDTTPEHAILATNTSSLPITEIAAVTKRPEKVIGMHFMNPVPVMKLVEIIRGLATSDEVYQAVYDLALKLEKTPVEVNDFPGFVSNRVLMPMINEAIYTVYEGVASPEDVDQVMKLGMNHPMGPLELADFIGLDTCLYIMETLHEGFGDDKYRPCPLLRKYVKAGWLGRKTGRGFYRYDQQ; translated from the coding sequence ATGGAGCTGAAAAAGATTATGGTGATCGGAGCCGGCCAAATGGGCTCCGGGATTGCCCAGGTGGTGGCTCAAGCAGGAATCAATGTGCTTTTGCAAGATTTGACAGATGATTTTCTGAACCGGGGTCTCTCCCGCATCCGCCACAACCTGGACCGTCAAGTGCAAAAAGGCCGCATGTCTGCCGGGGAAAAAGAAGCGATTCTGCACAGGATTGAGCTGACAACGGATGTGGCCGCTGGAAAAGATGTGGACATGGTGATTGAAGCAGCAGTGGAGGACATGGAGGTAAAGAAAAATATTTTCACCCGTTTGGATGATACCACGCCGGAGCATGCCATTTTGGCCACCAACACCTCTTCCTTGCCCATTACAGAGATTGCCGCTGTCACCAAACGGCCGGAAAAAGTGATCGGCATGCACTTTATGAATCCGGTGCCGGTCATGAAGCTGGTAGAAATTATCCGGGGTTTGGCGACCAGTGATGAAGTGTATCAGGCCGTGTATGATCTGGCGCTCAAGCTGGAAAAAACGCCGGTGGAAGTGAACGACTTCCCGGGGTTTGTCTCCAACCGTGTCCTGATGCCCATGATTAACGAAGCGATTTACACGGTGTATGAAGGGGTGGCCAGTCCGGAAGATGTCGACCAGGTGATGAAACTGGGCATGAACCATCCCATGGGACCGCTTGAGCTGGCTGACTTTATCGGTTTGGATACCTGCTTATACATTATGGAAACCCTGCATGAGGGCTTTGGCGACGATAAATACCGGCCTTGCCCCTTATTGCGCAAGTATGTGAAAGCCGGCTGGCTCGGCCGGAAAACAGGGCGCGGCTTTTACCGCTATGACCAGCAATAA
- a CDS encoding acetyl-CoA C-acetyltransferase gives MPSTVIVSASRTPIGKFGGVFRTVPAVELGAVSLKETLSRAEWAPEKVDHVIMGMVLQGGAGQIPSRQAARKAGLPWEVESETINKVCASGLRAVTLADQMIRAGDAEVILAGGMESMSQAPYILPKARWGYRMGDQAAVDLMVHDGLTCPFDHVHMAVHGSNVAAEYGIDRQAQDEWALRSHRRAVEATEKGWFREEIVPVTVQERKKEPRVVDTDEAPRKDTSLEALAKLPPVFTSDGTITAGNAPGVNDGASSLLLMSLARAKQEGRRPLATILGHAAVADQAPYIARTPALAIQKLLAKTGYRLEQIDLLEVNEAFAAVVLTSGKILGWDEDKVNVHGGAIALGHPIGASGARILTTLIYALRRRGGGLGIAAICSGAAQGDAILIKVDEEF, from the coding sequence ATGCCGTCCACAGTGATTGTCAGTGCGTCCCGCACCCCCATCGGCAAATTTGGAGGCGTTTTCAGGACAGTCCCTGCTGTGGAACTGGGAGCGGTCAGCCTGAAAGAAACATTGTCACGGGCAGAATGGGCCCCTGAAAAGGTTGACCACGTGATCATGGGCATGGTGCTCCAAGGAGGAGCAGGGCAGATTCCTTCCCGCCAGGCGGCCAGAAAAGCGGGACTGCCCTGGGAGGTAGAGAGCGAAACGATCAACAAGGTCTGTGCTTCAGGCTTAAGGGCGGTCACACTGGCTGACCAAATGATCCGTGCTGGGGATGCGGAGGTGATTTTGGCCGGGGGAATGGAGAGCATGAGCCAGGCCCCCTACATCTTGCCCAAGGCCCGCTGGGGATACCGGATGGGTGATCAAGCTGCGGTCGATCTGATGGTACATGACGGCTTAACCTGCCCCTTTGATCACGTGCATATGGCTGTCCACGGCAGCAATGTGGCCGCTGAGTATGGCATAGACCGCCAAGCGCAGGATGAATGGGCTTTGCGCAGCCATCGCCGCGCTGTAGAAGCGACAGAAAAAGGCTGGTTTAGAGAGGAGATTGTGCCGGTTACGGTCCAAGAGCGCAAGAAGGAGCCGAGAGTGGTTGATACAGACGAAGCACCGCGCAAGGATACCAGCTTGGAAGCCTTGGCCAAGCTGCCGCCCGTGTTCACCTCTGACGGAACCATTACAGCAGGCAATGCGCCCGGCGTGAATGACGGGGCCAGTTCCCTGCTGCTTATGTCTCTGGCACGGGCTAAACAGGAAGGCAGGCGTCCTTTGGCCACCATCCTGGGGCATGCGGCAGTGGCTGATCAGGCACCGTATATTGCCCGCACCCCGGCCCTGGCGATCCAAAAGCTGTTGGCGAAGACAGGTTACCGCTTGGAGCAGATTGACCTCTTGGAAGTGAATGAAGCGTTTGCTGCCGTGGTGCTGACCAGCGGTAAAATCTTAGGCTGGGATGAGGACAAAGTGAATGTCCACGGCGGCGCCATTGCTTTAGGACATCCCATTGGGGCCAGTGGTGCACGGATCTTGACGACGCTCATCTATGCCCTCCGGCGCCGTGGAGGAGGGCTGGGCATTGCGGCCATTTGCAGCGGAGCAGCACAGGGAGATGCCATTCTGATCAAAGTGGATGAAGAATTTTAA
- a CDS encoding acyl-CoA dehydrogenase, translating to MNFKLSEEHEMIRKMVRDFAENEVAPTAAERDEEERFDREIFDKMAELGLTGIPWDEKYGGIGSDYLSYVIAVEELSRVCASTGVTLSAHVSLASWPIYKFGTEEQKQRFLKPLAQGTKLGAYGLTEPGSGSDAAAMKSTAKREGDYYILNGNKIFITNGGEAEIYVVFALTDPEKKHKGVTAFILEKGMEGFRFGKKESKLGIRSSPTLEIIFDNVKVPVENRLGEEGEGFKIAMMTLDGGRNGIAAQAVGIAQGALDHAIAYAKERKQFGKPIAEQQGIQFMLADMATKVEAARLLTYQAAWAESEGLPYGLKSAMSKLFAGDIAMEVTTNAVQVFGGYGYTKEYPVERFMRDAKITQIYEGTNEIQRLVISRYLLKD from the coding sequence ATGAATTTTAAATTGTCGGAAGAGCATGAGATGATCCGCAAAATGGTGCGCGACTTCGCTGAAAACGAAGTGGCGCCGACAGCGGCCGAACGGGATGAAGAAGAGCGCTTTGACCGGGAGATTTTTGACAAAATGGCCGAGCTTGGCTTAACCGGCATCCCTTGGGATGAAAAGTACGGGGGCATCGGCTCTGATTATTTGAGTTATGTCATCGCCGTGGAAGAATTGTCCCGGGTCTGCGCCTCAACGGGTGTGACCTTGTCTGCCCATGTCTCCCTGGCCAGCTGGCCTATCTACAAATTTGGCACTGAAGAGCAGAAACAGCGCTTTTTAAAACCGCTGGCCCAAGGCACCAAGCTGGGGGCTTACGGCTTGACTGAGCCGGGATCCGGATCTGATGCGGCAGCCATGAAAAGCACCGCCAAACGGGAAGGGGATTACTATATCCTCAACGGGAATAAAATTTTTATCACCAATGGTGGCGAAGCGGAAATCTATGTGGTCTTTGCTTTAACCGACCCGGAGAAAAAACATAAAGGTGTGACGGCCTTTATTCTGGAAAAGGGGATGGAAGGCTTCCGCTTCGGCAAGAAGGAAAGCAAACTGGGCATTCGCTCTTCCCCCACTCTGGAAATTATTTTTGACAATGTCAAAGTGCCTGTGGAAAACCGCCTGGGTGAAGAAGGAGAGGGTTTTAAAATTGCCATGATGACCCTGGACGGGGGGCGTAACGGCATTGCGGCCCAGGCCGTAGGCATTGCCCAGGGGGCCCTTGACCACGCTATTGCTTATGCGAAGGAACGGAAGCAGTTTGGCAAGCCTATCGCAGAGCAGCAGGGCATCCAGTTTATGCTGGCTGATATGGCCACTAAGGTTGAAGCCGCCCGTTTGCTCACTTATCAGGCGGCTTGGGCGGAAAGTGAAGGCCTGCCCTACGGCCTAAAATCGGCCATGTCCAAATTATTTGCTGGTGACATCGCCATGGAAGTGACAACCAATGCTGTGCAAGTGTTTGGCGGCTATGGCTACACCAAAGAATATCCCGTGGAACGGTTCATGCGCGACGCCAAAATTACGCAAATCTATGAAGGCACCAACGAGATCCAGCGCCTGGTCATTTCCAGATACCTGCTCAAAGATTAA
- a CDS encoding DEAD/DEAH box helicase yields MYTRKNVAQLLEELKQDPAFADHIVEWVTLPSQEAKYAPFPEALHPTVRKALEQRGIKALYTHQATALEAALEGKNFVAVTPTASGKTLCYNLPVLNAIANNPHTRALYLFPTKALAQDQKTELQTFVDDMNADIKTHTYDGDTPANIRQVIRQAGHVVLTNPDMLHAAILPHHTKWVALFENLKYVVIDELHTYRGVFGSHVANVLRRLKRICRFYGSSPQFFCTSATIANPKELAEQLTGEPMVLVDNNGAPRGKKHFILYNPPVVNKPLNIRHSATLEARRIASLLLKNGIQTIVFARSRVKVEVILHYLRQLVQKELGPKSIRAYRGGYLPKERREIESGLRNGNIRCVVSTNALELGVDIGQLQACVLTGYPGTIASLWQQAGRAGRRQDESVVFLVGSSSPLDQYVMQHPEFIFERNPETARIQPDNLIILVDHIKCAAYELPFRQGETFEGVEIEEILHFLAEEQVLHYQKNKWYWMNDSFPAHNISLRSASQENVVIIDQTEAPNVKVIGEMDRFSAMTLLHDEAIYLHQGKQYQVEKLDYEQKKAYVREVNVDYYTDANLAVQLKVLEVDKQREERGVSFAYGDVTVNAMATIFKKIKFETHENIGSGPIHLPEEELHTTAAWVSLPAHLLNTYGEARLEQGLVGLAHILRHVASFYVMCDPQDLFVTPQVKAVHNEQPTIFLYDRYPGGIGLSEQVYQSIGKIMQEVERAILRCPCESGCPSCVGAADGADTRENSSANRKQLAVALLNIIRGEGIRLVT; encoded by the coding sequence GTGTACACCAGAAAAAACGTTGCCCAACTTCTGGAAGAGTTGAAGCAAGACCCGGCCTTTGCTGACCACATTGTGGAGTGGGTTACATTGCCTTCCCAAGAGGCAAAATATGCCCCGTTTCCTGAGGCGTTGCACCCCACAGTACGGAAAGCCCTGGAACAACGGGGCATCAAGGCACTGTACACACACCAAGCCACGGCCTTGGAAGCGGCTCTGGAAGGCAAAAATTTTGTCGCTGTCACCCCGACAGCTTCGGGCAAAACACTGTGCTACAATCTGCCTGTTTTAAATGCTATTGCTAACAATCCCCACACCAGAGCATTATATCTGTTTCCGACCAAAGCTTTGGCCCAGGATCAGAAAACAGAATTGCAAACTTTTGTGGACGACATGAACGCAGACATTAAAACCCATACCTATGATGGTGACACGCCAGCCAATATCCGGCAAGTGATCCGCCAAGCGGGACATGTGGTCTTGACTAATCCGGATATGCTTCATGCGGCTATCCTGCCCCATCACACCAAATGGGTTGCCCTGTTTGAAAACCTGAAGTATGTCGTGATAGATGAACTGCACACCTACCGGGGGGTTTTCGGCAGCCATGTGGCCAATGTGCTGCGCCGCCTGAAGCGGATCTGCCGCTTTTACGGCAGTTCGCCCCAGTTTTTCTGCACGTCAGCCACCATTGCCAACCCCAAGGAGCTGGCTGAGCAGCTCACCGGTGAACCCATGGTGCTGGTTGACAACAACGGCGCCCCCAGGGGGAAGAAACATTTTATCCTGTATAATCCGCCGGTGGTCAACAAACCGTTAAATATTCGCCACAGCGCCACGCTTGAAGCCCGGCGGATTGCCAGCCTGCTCTTAAAAAACGGGATCCAAACCATCGTCTTTGCCAGAAGCCGGGTCAAAGTGGAGGTCATCTTACATTACCTCCGCCAGCTGGTGCAAAAAGAACTGGGGCCCAAATCCATCCGCGCCTACCGGGGAGGGTATCTGCCCAAAGAACGGCGGGAAATTGAAAGCGGCTTAAGAAATGGGAATATTCGCTGTGTTGTCAGCACCAATGCCTTGGAACTGGGCGTGGACATCGGACAGCTGCAAGCGTGCGTCTTGACCGGCTATCCAGGAACGATCGCCAGCCTGTGGCAGCAAGCCGGGCGGGCCGGCCGGCGTCAGGACGAATCGGTCGTCTTCCTGGTGGGCAGCTCGTCTCCCCTGGATCAGTATGTGATGCAACATCCGGAGTTTATTTTTGAACGGAATCCGGAAACCGCCCGCATCCAGCCGGACAACTTGATTATTCTGGTTGATCATATTAAATGTGCCGCTTATGAGCTTCCTTTTCGTCAAGGCGAGACTTTTGAAGGAGTGGAGATTGAAGAAATCCTTCATTTTCTGGCCGAAGAACAGGTGTTGCATTACCAGAAAAACAAATGGTACTGGATGAATGACTCTTTTCCGGCCCATAACATCAGCTTGCGTTCCGCTTCCCAGGAAAATGTGGTCATCATCGACCAAACAGAGGCCCCCAATGTGAAGGTGATCGGGGAAATGGACCGTTTCAGCGCCATGACCTTGTTGCATGATGAGGCGATATACCTGCATCAAGGCAAACAATATCAGGTGGAAAAACTGGATTACGAACAGAAAAAAGCATACGTGCGGGAAGTGAACGTTGATTATTACACTGATGCCAATCTGGCCGTGCAGCTCAAAGTGCTGGAAGTGGATAAACAGCGGGAAGAGAGGGGCGTCTCCTTCGCGTACGGCGACGTAACCGTCAATGCCATGGCCACTATTTTTAAGAAAATTAAATTTGAAACCCATGAAAACATTGGCTCCGGTCCCATTCATCTGCCAGAAGAAGAGTTGCACACCACAGCTGCCTGGGTCAGCCTGCCTGCCCATCTCCTGAACACTTACGGTGAAGCCCGCCTGGAGCAAGGGTTGGTCGGTTTAGCCCATATATTGAGACACGTGGCTTCATTTTACGTGATGTGTGATCCCCAAGATTTATTTGTCACTCCGCAAGTGAAAGCAGTGCATAATGAGCAGCCTACGATCTTTCTGTACGACCGCTATCCCGGGGGCATTGGCTTGAGCGAGCAGGTTTACCAAAGCATCGGTAAGATTATGCAAGAAGTAGAACGAGCCATTCTCCGCTGTCCGTGTGAGAGCGGCTGCCCTTCCTGTGTAGGGGCCGCAGATGGTGCAGATACAAGGGAGAATAGCAGCGCCAACCGCAAGCAACTGGC
- a CDS encoding acyl-CoA dehydrogenase: MNLRFTEEQEMMRRMVREFAQEEIAPIVEHMDRTDEFPRQIITKMGELGLMGIPIPEKWGGSGADFISYIIAIHELSKVSATIGVILSVHTSLGTNPILYFGTEEQKQHYIPKLASGQYLAAFALTEPHAGSDAGSIRTRAVKEGGYYVLDGRKVFITNGGEADVYMTFAVTDPEKGKKGITAFIVEKDTPGLVIGKKEKKMGLQGSSTTELIFEQARVPASNRLGEEGMGYTIAMANLDGGRIGIAAQSLGIAEAALELAKGYAEERKQFGKPIGQQQAIAFKLADMATEVEAAKLLTYRAAQLHQEGQRCGRESSMAKLFASDTAMKVTTEAVQVFGGYGYTKEYPVERLFRDAKVTQIYEGTNQIQRLVIAKHLLA; the protein is encoded by the coding sequence ATGAATTTGCGTTTTACAGAAGAACAAGAGATGATGCGCCGCATGGTGCGTGAATTTGCCCAGGAAGAGATTGCTCCCATCGTGGAGCACATGGACCGGACCGATGAGTTTCCGCGCCAGATCATCACCAAAATGGGCGAACTGGGGCTGATGGGGATCCCCATTCCAGAAAAATGGGGCGGAAGCGGCGCCGATTTCATCTCCTACATTATTGCCATCCATGAACTGTCCAAGGTGTCCGCCACCATCGGGGTGATTCTTTCTGTGCACACCTCACTGGGGACCAATCCCATCCTGTATTTCGGGACAGAGGAGCAGAAACAGCATTATATCCCCAAGCTGGCCTCAGGCCAATATCTGGCTGCTTTTGCCTTAACGGAACCCCACGCGGGTTCTGACGCAGGGAGTATCCGCACCCGGGCCGTCAAGGAAGGGGGCTATTATGTGCTGGACGGCCGCAAGGTGTTTATCACCAACGGGGGTGAGGCGGATGTGTACATGACCTTTGCGGTCACCGACCCGGAAAAAGGCAAAAAAGGCATTACTGCGTTTATCGTGGAAAAAGATACGCCGGGACTCGTCATCGGCAAAAAGGAGAAAAAAATGGGTTTACAAGGCTCCAGCACAACCGAGCTGATTTTTGAACAAGCCAGGGTGCCTGCCTCTAACAGACTGGGTGAGGAAGGCATGGGCTACACCATCGCCATGGCTAATCTGGATGGGGGGCGCATCGGCATTGCCGCCCAAAGTCTGGGGATCGCCGAAGCGGCGCTGGAGCTGGCCAAAGGCTATGCTGAAGAGCGGAAGCAATTTGGCAAACCGATCGGCCAGCAGCAAGCCATTGCGTTTAAACTGGCCGACATGGCCACAGAGGTGGAAGCAGCCAAACTGCTCACCTACCGCGCCGCCCAGCTGCACCAGGAAGGGCAGCGCTGCGGACGGGAATCCTCCATGGCCAAACTGTTTGCCTCGGATACGGCCATGAAGGTGACCACGGAAGCGGTTCAGGTCTTTGGCGGCTATGGTTACACCAAGGAATATCCTGTGGAACGCCTGTTCCGCGATGCCAAGGTGACCCAAATCTATGAAGGGACAAACCAGATCCAGCGCTTGGTGATTGCCAAACATCTCTTGGCTTGA
- the meaB gene encoding methylmalonyl Co-A mutase-associated GTPase MeaB: MHPLAERIIQKDVRALARAISYVEDQHPDRLALLKDVHAYQRQSYIIGITGPPGAGKSSLVSELVAFLRRQNLTVGIVAVDPTSPFTGGAILGDRVRMSPHYTDPGVYIRSMGTRGSLGGLARATKEAVRLIAAFGKDVIIIETVGVGQSELDIMHAADSVALVLNPGAGDVVQAFKAGIMEIADLYVINKADLPGAEKMKAEIEHMLDLVKHDAPWRPPIVKTVSTKKEGIAELWQTLADHRRYLERSGEGQRRQNLRAVAEMLDVLKHQWQVFIKAKQQAPEFLRAKEEIAAGQKDPYTAAEELFSAWLKLKEPDHTTLDG; encoded by the coding sequence ATGCATCCCTTAGCCGAACGGATTATACAAAAAGATGTCAGAGCTTTGGCCAGAGCCATATCTTACGTAGAAGACCAGCATCCTGACCGCCTGGCCCTGTTGAAAGATGTGCATGCCTATCAAAGGCAGAGCTATATTATCGGGATCACGGGACCGCCCGGAGCAGGCAAAAGTTCCCTCGTCAGCGAACTGGTTGCCTTTTTGCGCCGCCAAAACTTAACGGTGGGCATTGTGGCGGTGGACCCCACAAGCCCTTTCACTGGCGGGGCCATTTTGGGGGACAGGGTACGCATGTCCCCCCATTATACCGACCCCGGCGTGTATATCCGCAGCATGGGCACCCGGGGCAGTCTCGGGGGGCTAGCCAGAGCCACCAAAGAAGCGGTCCGTTTAATCGCTGCCTTTGGCAAGGATGTCATTATCATTGAAACGGTTGGGGTTGGACAATCGGAACTGGATATCATGCATGCGGCGGACTCGGTGGCTTTGGTGCTCAACCCCGGCGCTGGCGATGTGGTGCAGGCTTTTAAAGCAGGGATTATGGAAATTGCTGACCTGTACGTGATTAATAAAGCTGATTTGCCTGGAGCTGAGAAAATGAAAGCGGAAATTGAGCACATGCTGGATTTGGTCAAACATGATGCCCCCTGGCGTCCGCCGATTGTGAAAACCGTCAGCACCAAAAAAGAAGGCATTGCTGAACTGTGGCAGACCTTGGCAGACCATCGCCGCTATCTGGAGCGTTCCGGTGAAGGCCAGCGGCGGCAGAACTTGCGGGCTGTGGCAGAGATGCTGGATGTGCTCAAGCACCAGTGGCAGGTTTTTATCAAGGCCAAACAGCAAGCGCCGGAATTCCTGCGCGCCAAAGAGGAGATTGCCGCTGGGCAGAAAGATCCCTATACGGCTGCGGAGGAATTGTTCAGCGCCTGGCTTAAACTAAAGGAGCCAGACCACACAACACTGGACGGTTAA
- a CDS encoding heterodisulfide reductase-related iron-sulfur binding cluster produces the protein MNGLAILNLIAFFAILAYVLYLFTHILYSRYLYIKLGQEADFKKAFKERLNEILVQVFGHSKLFKDKKSGLMHFVMFYGFIILQFGAIDLIGKGLSGNPYWLKELVFGSAYGAFVFMQEITVLLIILAAGYAFYRRFIEKLPRLKRNFKASLVIIFLFTLMLTVLLSLTMEAVIMLKAGDLAGYTLAHPITSVLASGLTGLSDGAAKALFYLFWWAHNLVLFAFLIYVPQSKHFHLIMAPVNIFLKRMDPPGKLQPIDFEDETAEEFGVGRIENFTQKQLMDLYACVECGRCTNVCPAAGTGKMLSPMDMIVKLRDHLTEKGAAITSRTPWMPAFAFKGTTANQLALATASIQSGENEAAAAAEAKLTHVNYDKQMIGDVMTETELWACTTCRNCEEICPVGNEHVDKIVDMRRYLVLTQGEMPAEATRVFNNIERQSNPWGLNRKERINWRDERDDINVPTVKEVDEFEYLWFVGSMASFDNRNKKVAQAFAKILNTAGVKFAILGNEEKNSGDTPRRMGNEYLFQQLCLENIATFEKYNVKKIVTTCPHTYNILKNEYPDFGLEAEVIHHTELIYQLIKEGRLKLGKEINQRITYHDSCYLGRYNGIYDIPREILKAIPGVELVEMERNRDLGMCCGAGGGMMWLEEDQGKRVNLARTEQALAVKPDTISSACPYCLTMMSDGTKMLEVEDSIATKDIAEIVAEALETEQSVVH, from the coding sequence ATGAACGGACTGGCCATACTCAATCTGATCGCTTTTTTTGCCATACTCGCCTATGTCTTGTACCTGTTCACCCATATCTTATACAGCCGCTACCTGTACATCAAACTGGGGCAGGAAGCGGACTTTAAAAAAGCCTTTAAAGAACGGCTGAACGAGATCTTGGTGCAAGTGTTTGGCCACTCCAAACTGTTTAAGGATAAAAAGAGCGGCCTGATGCACTTTGTGATGTTTTACGGCTTTATCATTCTCCAGTTCGGGGCCATCGACCTGATCGGCAAGGGTTTAAGCGGTAACCCGTACTGGTTAAAAGAGCTTGTTTTTGGCAGCGCTTACGGGGCCTTTGTCTTTATGCAGGAGATCACCGTGCTGTTGATCATTCTGGCGGCCGGCTATGCCTTCTACCGCCGCTTTATTGAGAAACTGCCGCGGCTGAAGCGCAACTTTAAAGCCAGCCTGGTGATCATCTTTCTGTTCACCCTGATGCTGACCGTGCTCTTGTCCTTAACCATGGAAGCCGTCATCATGCTCAAGGCAGGGGATCTGGCCGGCTATACCCTGGCCCATCCCATTACCTCTGTCCTGGCCAGTGGCTTAACCGGTTTGTCGGACGGGGCAGCGAAGGCCTTGTTTTACCTCTTCTGGTGGGCCCACAACCTGGTGCTGTTTGCCTTCTTAATCTATGTGCCCCAGTCCAAGCACTTCCACCTGATCATGGCGCCGGTCAACATTTTCTTAAAGCGCATGGATCCGCCAGGCAAACTGCAGCCCATTGACTTTGAAGATGAGACAGCCGAAGAATTTGGCGTGGGCAGGATTGAAAACTTTACCCAGAAGCAGCTGATGGATCTGTATGCCTGCGTGGAATGCGGCCGCTGCACCAACGTTTGTCCGGCGGCAGGCACCGGTAAAATGCTCAGTCCCATGGACATGATCGTCAAACTGCGCGACCACCTGACGGAAAAGGGGGCGGCCATCACCTCCCGCACGCCGTGGATGCCGGCCTTTGCCTTCAAGGGCACCACCGCCAACCAGCTGGCACTGGCCACCGCCAGCATCCAGTCCGGGGAAAATGAAGCGGCTGCTGCCGCAGAAGCCAAACTGACACATGTCAACTATGACAAGCAAATGATTGGTGACGTGATGACCGAAACCGAACTGTGGGCCTGTACCACCTGCCGCAACTGCGAAGAAATCTGTCCTGTAGGTAACGAACATGTGGACAAAATCGTCGACATGCGCCGCTATCTAGTCCTGACCCAGGGTGAGATGCCGGCTGAGGCCACCCGTGTCTTCAACAACATTGAGCGCCAAAGCAACCCCTGGGGCTTAAACCGCAAGGAACGCATCAACTGGCGGGACGAACGGGACGACATCAACGTGCCCACCGTTAAAGAAGTGGATGAGTTTGAATACCTGTGGTTTGTGGGCTCCATGGCCAGCTTCGACAACCGCAACAAAAAAGTGGCCCAAGCCTTTGCCAAAATCTTAAACACTGCCGGAGTCAAATTTGCCATCCTGGGCAACGAGGAGAAAAACTCCGGGGACACGCCGCGCCGCATGGGCAATGAATACCTGTTCCAGCAGCTGTGCCTGGAGAACATCGCCACCTTTGAAAAATACAACGTGAAAAAAATTGTCACCACTTGTCCGCATACTTACAACATTTTGAAAAACGAATACCCGGACTTTGGGCTTGAGGCGGAAGTGATCCACCATACCGAACTGATATACCAGCTGATCAAGGAAGGGCGTCTCAAACTGGGCAAGGAGATCAACCAGCGCATCACTTACCATGACTCCTGCTATCTGGGCCGGTACAACGGTATCTATGACATCCCCCGGGAAATCTTAAAAGCCATCCCCGGTGTGGAACTGGTGGAAATGGAACGCAACCGGGACTTAGGTATGTGCTGCGGTGCCGGTGGCGGCATGATGTGGCTGGAAGAAGACCAGGGCAAACGGGTCAACCTGGCCCGCACAGAGCAAGCCTTGGCTGTTAAACCGGATACCATCTCCAGTGCCTGTCCGTATTGCCTGACCATGATGTCGGACGGCACCAAGATGCTGGAAGTGGAAGATTCCATCGCGACCAAGGACATTGCAGAGATTGTGGCCGAAGCGCTGGAAACGGAGCAATCTGTCGTTCATTAA
- a CDS encoding mechanosensitive ion channel family protein yields MIDIMYALMAWLTSGAFWVQAGYVLLKIVVIMLLARLVISLGQRMVHKLLTVRHNRFLSLPSERQQTIQSLLNSVLRNVIYFIAILVILAELGFSIGPVLAGLGIVGLAVGFGAQNLVRDVLSGFFILLEDQFSVGDFVTIGQYTGTVQEFGLRITKIKEFTGQVHIIPNGHITEVTNYSRENAVAVLDVGISYDTPINRAEQVLEKLLAEFAQTEEDVVGDPSVLGVQDLGESEVVIRITVPCRPMTHWALARKLRKMVKERFDQEGIDIPFPQLVVHQHQAR; encoded by the coding sequence GTGATCGACATCATGTATGCTCTGATGGCTTGGTTAACCAGCGGTGCCTTTTGGGTGCAAGCAGGCTATGTGCTGCTCAAAATTGTGGTGATTATGTTATTGGCCCGCCTGGTGATCAGCCTTGGCCAACGTATGGTACACAAGCTGCTTACTGTCCGTCACAACCGCTTCTTATCCTTGCCCAGTGAACGGCAGCAAACAATTCAGAGTCTGCTCAACAGCGTATTGCGCAATGTGATTTATTTTATAGCTATTCTGGTCATTTTGGCTGAATTGGGTTTCAGCATCGGGCCTGTTTTAGCCGGCTTGGGTATTGTGGGACTGGCGGTCGGTTTTGGCGCCCAAAATTTGGTCCGTGATGTGCTGAGCGGTTTTTTTATCTTGCTGGAGGACCAGTTTTCCGTGGGGGATTTTGTCACTATTGGCCAATATACCGGAACAGTGCAAGAATTTGGCCTGCGCATCACTAAAATAAAAGAATTTACGGGACAGGTGCATATCATTCCCAATGGGCATATCACCGAAGTGACGAACTATTCCCGGGAAAACGCCGTCGCTGTATTAGACGTGGGCATCTCCTACGATACCCCCATTAACAGAGCGGAGCAAGTACTGGAAAAGTTGTTGGCTGAGTTTGCCCAAACTGAAGAAGATGTGGTGGGTGATCCCAGCGTGTTGGGTGTGCAGGATCTGGGTGAATCAGAAGTTGTCATCCGTATCACCGTCCCCTGCCGTCCCATGACGCATTGGGCCTTGGCCCGCAAACTGAGAAAAATGGTTAAAGAACGCTTTGATCAGGAGGGTATTGACATTCCCTTTCCGCAGCTGGTGGTGCATCAACATCAAGCACGTTAA